In Sideroxyarcus emersonii, one DNA window encodes the following:
- the metG gene encoding methionine--tRNA ligase encodes MPRKILVTSALPYANGSIHLGHLVEYIQTDIWVRFQKMSGNTCHYVCADDTHGTPIMLRAEKEGITPEQLIAKVWQEHYDDFRAFHVAFDNYGSTNSAETREFAEGIYRTLKAANLIEVRSIEQYYDPAKQMFLPDRFIKGECPKCHAKDQYGDNCEVCGAAYAPTELIEPYSAVSGTKPELRNSDHYFFRLSSASCQQFLREWTRSGTLQHEAANKMQEWLGGEGENKLTDWDISRDAPYFGFQIPDAPGKYFYVWLDAPVGYMGSFRQLCKNTGLSFEDYWRHGSEAELYHFIGKDILYFHALFWPAMLQHAGFRTPTRLFAHGFLTVNGEKMSKSRGTFITASSYVEHVKNTEYLRYYYAAKLNGTMEDLDLNLDDFVARVNSDLIGKYINIASRSAGFISKRFAGKLAPHTLLAQCADTSGLAGKLVEDAPKQNLLELLQDASSQIAEYYETRDYSKATRSIGTLLDLINAYIDATKPWELAKDPSNVEWLQGVCSVALQAFRIITIYLKPVLPQLAKDVETFLNVGELHWQDAQVLLPDGHLINAYQHLMTRLDPKSIEAMVEANKASLQPVPPASQQRHAEHQQHAVAAAPAAQAASKAGETVGDATMPLKMMGADVAPIAPTISIDDFNKIDLRVARIVNAEHVEGAEKLLKLTLDIGEPQPRTVFAGIKSAYDPDWLKGRMTVMVANLAPRKMKFGLSEGMVLAASGTTPGLFILSPDAGAQPGMRVK; translated from the coding sequence GCATCCACCTGGGCCACCTCGTCGAATACATCCAGACCGATATCTGGGTCCGCTTCCAGAAGATGTCCGGCAACACCTGCCACTACGTCTGTGCCGACGACACCCACGGCACGCCGATCATGCTGCGCGCCGAGAAGGAAGGCATCACGCCGGAACAGCTGATCGCCAAGGTATGGCAGGAACACTACGACGATTTCCGGGCCTTCCATGTGGCGTTCGACAATTACGGTTCGACCAACTCGGCCGAGACCCGGGAATTCGCCGAGGGCATCTACCGCACGCTCAAGGCCGCGAACCTGATCGAGGTGCGCTCCATCGAACAGTATTACGATCCGGCCAAGCAGATGTTCCTGCCCGACCGTTTCATCAAGGGCGAGTGCCCGAAGTGCCATGCCAAGGACCAGTACGGCGACAACTGCGAAGTATGCGGAGCGGCCTACGCACCGACCGAACTGATCGAGCCCTACTCCGCCGTTTCCGGCACCAAGCCAGAGCTGCGCAATTCCGACCATTATTTCTTCCGGCTCTCTTCCGCCAGCTGCCAGCAGTTCCTGCGCGAATGGACGCGCAGCGGTACGCTGCAGCATGAAGCCGCCAACAAGATGCAGGAATGGCTGGGTGGCGAGGGCGAGAACAAGCTGACCGACTGGGACATCTCGCGCGACGCGCCCTATTTCGGCTTCCAGATCCCCGATGCGCCGGGCAAATATTTCTACGTCTGGCTGGATGCGCCGGTCGGCTACATGGGCAGCTTCCGGCAATTGTGCAAGAACACGGGGCTCAGCTTCGAGGACTACTGGCGGCACGGCTCGGAAGCCGAGCTGTACCACTTCATCGGCAAGGACATCCTCTATTTCCACGCGCTGTTCTGGCCGGCGATGCTGCAGCATGCCGGTTTCCGCACGCCGACCAGGCTGTTCGCGCACGGCTTCCTCACCGTGAACGGCGAGAAGATGAGCAAGTCGCGCGGCACTTTCATCACCGCCAGCAGCTATGTCGAACACGTGAAGAACACCGAATACCTGCGCTATTACTATGCCGCCAAACTGAACGGCACGATGGAGGACCTCGACCTCAACCTCGACGATTTCGTGGCGCGCGTGAACAGCGATCTGATCGGCAAGTACATCAACATCGCCAGCCGCAGCGCCGGCTTCATCAGCAAGCGCTTCGCCGGCAAGCTCGCTCCCCATACCCTGCTGGCGCAATGCGCCGACACCAGCGGCCTCGCCGGCAAACTGGTGGAGGACGCACCGAAGCAGAACCTGCTGGAACTGCTGCAGGATGCCTCCAGCCAGATCGCCGAGTATTACGAGACGCGCGACTACTCCAAGGCCACGCGCAGCATCGGCACCCTGCTCGACCTGATCAACGCCTACATCGACGCCACCAAGCCGTGGGAGCTGGCGAAAGACCCGAGCAACGTGGAGTGGCTGCAAGGCGTATGCAGCGTGGCGCTGCAAGCTTTCCGCATCATCACCATCTACCTGAAGCCGGTGTTGCCGCAGCTGGCAAAGGATGTGGAAACATTCCTCAACGTCGGCGAACTGCACTGGCAGGATGCACAGGTGCTGCTGCCCGACGGGCACCTGATCAACGCCTATCAGCACCTGATGACCCGCCTCGACCCGAAGAGCATCGAGGCGATGGTCGAGGCCAACAAGGCCAGCCTGCAGCCGGTGCCGCCGGCTTCCCAACAGCGCCATGCCGAACATCAGCAGCATGCCGTCGCCGCGGCTCCAGCCGCACAGGCCGCATCGAAGGCCGGCGAAACGGTCGGCGACGCCACCATGCCGCTGAAGATGATGGGAGCGGATGTCGCCCCCATCGCGCCGACCATCAGCATCGACGACTTCAACAAGATCGACCTGCGCGTGGCGCGCATCGTCAACGCCGAGCATGTGGAAGGCGCGGAAAAACTGCTGAAACTGACGCTGGACATCGGCGAGCCGCAACCGCGCACCGTGTTCGCGGGCATCAAGTCGGCCTACGATCCGGACTGGCTGAAGGGCCGCATGACGGTGATGGTGGCCAACCTCGCCCCGCGCAAGATGAAGTTCGGCCTGTCCGAAGGCATGGTACTGGCCGCTTCGGGCACGACACCGGGACTGTTCATCCTGTCGCCGGATGCCGGCGCGCAACCCGGCATGCGCGTCAAATAG